One Acidimicrobiales bacterium DNA segment encodes these proteins:
- a CDS encoding NIPSNAP family protein — MELELRRNRIRAGEMDAFLAAWAPQVPALRRRFGFELVGAWVVEGGDELVWILGYDGEDGFDAADRRYYASPERSALDPDPARFMETNDHVRLRPVPVPDADHPGPTTPAAD, encoded by the coding sequence GTGGAGCTGGAGCTGCGCAGGAACCGGATCAGGGCGGGCGAGATGGACGCCTTCCTCGCCGCCTGGGCGCCGCAGGTGCCGGCCCTGCGCCGGCGGTTCGGGTTCGAGCTGGTCGGCGCCTGGGTGGTCGAGGGCGGCGACGAGCTGGTGTGGATCCTGGGCTACGACGGCGAGGACGGCTTCGACGCCGCCGACCGCCGCTACTACGCGTCGCCCGAGCGCTCCGCCCTCGACCCCGACCCGGCCCGGTTCATGGAGACGAACGACCACGTCCGCCTCCGCCCCGTCCCCGTCCCGGACGCCGACCACCCCGGGCCGACCACCCCCGCCGCCGACTAG